A single region of the Candidatus Bathyarchaeota archaeon genome encodes:
- a CDS encoding (Fe-S)-binding protein, with product MEELGAIKKLNFNVCMQCGKCTGSCPVFPKSKLNPRRLMLETAYLISPLTMHPPLNIYEKSEIWDCTTCSTCSYRCPREVEPMDVLIGLRGLLIEQGCVPSTLGDALEGVYKYGNPWGISRSKRSEWAKDLKVKYVSEGEKAELLYFVGCAASYDSRAQEVARALVKNLNTLGIDFSILGNKETCCGNEVYSLGEKGLFDILVEKNLSLLDQYGINRILTTSPHCFNAFKNKYGKDLAVQHYTQYFADLIDKGKLKFPQRVEKVVTYQDPCFLGKHNDIYDEPRKIIENIPGIKFVELNLSRGRGICCEGGGGRMWYDIPGERGRLAETRVKEAIDVGAEILAVACPFCLLTFDDAVKTTGNEDKIQIMDIMELVAEALLS from the coding sequence ATGGAAGAGTTGGGCGCCATCAAGAAATTGAATTTCAATGTTTGTATGCAGTGTGGTAAATGCACTGGCTCATGCCCCGTTTTCCCAAAATCCAAACTCAATCCTAGGAGACTAATGCTTGAGACCGCCTACCTGATCTCCCCCTTAACCATGCATCCTCCCTTAAACATCTACGAGAAAAGTGAAATTTGGGACTGCACAACTTGCTCCACCTGTTCGTATCGCTGCCCTAGAGAAGTAGAGCCCATGGACGTACTTATCGGTCTACGTGGCCTCCTCATTGAGCAGGGGTGCGTTCCATCCACGTTAGGGGACGCTCTGGAAGGAGTTTACAAGTATGGAAATCCGTGGGGGATAAGTCGAAGCAAGAGGTCTGAGTGGGCGAAGGACTTGAAAGTAAAATATGTTTCAGAAGGCGAGAAGGCGGAACTACTCTATTTTGTTGGGTGCGCCGCGTCCTATGATTCTCGTGCACAAGAAGTAGCTAGAGCGTTGGTAAAAAATCTAAACACATTAGGTATCGACTTTTCGATACTGGGAAATAAGGAGACCTGCTGTGGAAACGAGGTGTACTCACTCGGAGAAAAAGGACTCTTCGACATTTTAGTCGAGAAAAATCTAAGCCTTTTAGACCAATACGGCATAAATAGAATACTCACCACCTCCCCACACTGCTTTAATGCATTCAAGAATAAATATGGAAAAGACCTTGCAGTCCAACATTACACACAGTATTTTGCAGATTTGATTGACAAAGGAAAGCTCAAATTTCCACAAAGAGTCGAAAAAGTGGTAACCTACCAAGACCCTTGTTTCTTAGGCAAACACAATGACATTTACGATGAACCTAGAAAGATAATTGAGAATATTCCAGGCATAAAATTCGTGGAACTGAACCTGTCAAGAGGACGGGGGATCTGTTGCGAGGGCGGGGGAGGAAGGATGTGGTATGATATTCCAGGGGAAAGAGGACGCCTCGCTGAAACTCGAGTTAAGGAAGCCATCGACGTAGGAGCGGAAATATTGGCTGTGGCATGCCCCTTCTGTCTTCTAACATTCGATGATGCAGTTAAGACAACAGGCAACGAGGACAAAATTCAAATCATGGATATTATGGAGCTAGTTGCCGAGGCGCTTCTATCCTAG
- a CDS encoding electron transfer flavoprotein beta subunit/FixA family protein translates to MNVIVCVKHVPETAEAEIAIHESGKRIKTEDLVFDINEWDDYAVEEAVLLKEKLGGSVTAVTVGPEDADSTLRKCLARGADRAIRLTDKAFEGSDSYAITKILYKTIKDLPFDLILTGTQASDDGCAQVGVVLAELLGIPHVTMVKKVETMEGLVKVNRELEGGLGEVMEVKLPALLAIQTGINEPRYISIMGIRKAMKKEIKVLSLRDVGLTEEEVGESGSWITVEKMFIPPVEKEAEILTGGVDEIATKIVETLRAKGLI, encoded by the coding sequence ATGAACGTAATTGTCTGTGTGAAGCATGTCCCGGAAACAGCCGAGGCAGAAATCGCTATTCATGAAAGCGGAAAAAGAATAAAGACAGAAGACCTCGTTTTCGACATCAACGAATGGGATGACTACGCCGTTGAAGAAGCAGTCTTATTGAAGGAAAAACTCGGAGGCTCGGTTACCGCTGTAACAGTGGGTCCAGAAGACGCTGATAGCACATTAAGAAAGTGTCTAGCGAGGGGAGCAGACAGAGCAATAAGGTTAACAGACAAGGCATTCGAGGGGTCAGACAGCTACGCCATCACCAAGATTTTATACAAGACCATCAAAGATTTGCCCTTCGACCTGATCTTAACCGGAACTCAAGCTAGCGACGACGGCTGTGCCCAAGTCGGCGTTGTGCTGGCGGAGTTGCTTGGAATCCCTCACGTAACTATGGTGAAGAAAGTTGAAACCATGGAGGGACTCGTAAAGGTTAATCGCGAGCTAGAAGGTGGTTTGGGGGAGGTCATGGAAGTGAAACTGCCAGCATTGCTTGCCATTCAAACAGGAATCAATGAACCAAGATACATATCGATAATGGGCATCAGGAAAGCTATGAAGAAGGAAATAAAGGTCCTCAGCTTAAGGGATGTTGGCCTGACAGAAGAAGAAGTTGGAGAATCTGGATCATGGATAACTGTGGAAAAGATGTTTATACCTCCAGTAGAGAAAGAGGCTGAAATTTTAACCGGAGGAGTTGACGAAATCGCAACGAAGATTGTTGAAACTCTGAGGGCAAAGGGGTTGATCTAG
- a CDS encoding electron transfer flavoprotein subunit alpha/FixB family protein: MKELFVLAEHRQGELRDITFEMLTKGMELSQKINADLTAVLLGHNIKEFAKKLADHAKRVLIIDDARLENFNAEAYQRVLFHLISERKPSLTLIGHTAFGVDLAPSLATELNLPLATDCIDLDFEGEKLVVIRQVYGGKVNVKASLRKSESYIVTLRPATFEAQEPKPQDGDIVKIASPLSEDITCKRFIEYFQPPAGEVDITKADIIVAIGRGIKDANNMPVVEKLAEALGGVLACSRPIVDKGWLPNDRQVGTSGKIVKPKLYIAIGISGQFQHISGMKNSDLIVAINKDSKAPIFRAADYGVVEDLFKVVPSLTNKILEEKH; encoded by the coding sequence ATGAAGGAACTTTTTGTCTTAGCCGAGCACAGGCAAGGCGAACTCAGAGATATAACGTTTGAAATGTTAACCAAGGGCATGGAGCTAAGTCAAAAAATAAATGCGGATCTAACAGCAGTTCTCTTAGGTCACAACATCAAAGAATTTGCGAAAAAACTTGCAGACCACGCGAAAAGAGTTTTAATCATCGATGACGCAAGGTTGGAGAATTTCAACGCAGAAGCATATCAGAGGGTCTTATTCCATCTAATTTCCGAACGCAAACCGTCGTTGACATTGATTGGGCACACTGCCTTTGGCGTCGACCTAGCCCCAAGCCTTGCAACCGAACTAAATTTACCGCTAGCTACAGACTGCATAGACCTAGATTTTGAAGGAGAAAAGTTGGTTGTGATTCGTCAAGTGTACGGTGGCAAGGTAAACGTTAAGGCGTCGCTCCGCAAGTCTGAGAGCTACATTGTGACGCTCCGTCCGGCAACCTTCGAAGCCCAAGAACCCAAGCCTCAAGATGGTGATATAGTCAAAATAGCATCCCCACTTTCGGAAGACATAACTTGCAAACGGTTCATTGAATACTTCCAGCCTCCTGCAGGAGAAGTAGACATAACTAAAGCAGATATCATAGTTGCCATAGGTCGCGGAATCAAGGACGCCAATAATATGCCAGTAGTTGAAAAACTGGCAGAGGCACTGGGGGGAGTCCTAGCTTGTTCACGTCCCATCGTGGATAAGGGTTGGCTTCCAAACGATCGGCAGGTTGGGACTTCCGGAAAAATTGTGAAGCCAAAGCTGTACATCGCCATCGGCATCAGCGGCCAGTTCCAGCACATATCTGGGATGAAAAACTCTGACCTAATCGTTGCGATAAACAAAGATTCCAAAGCACCAATTTTCCGTGCGGCTGATTACGGCGTCGTGGAAGATCTATTCAAAGTCGTGCCCTCATTGACGAACAAAATATTGGAGGAAAAACATTAA